Part of the Tenacibaculum sp. SZ-18 genome, GCATCAATATCTTCAGGAAAATCTGGAGTATCATCTTCCAAAAAATCAATTTTTAGAAATTCTATATTCTCTTTGTATTCGATTTCATCTGGTATTCTGTTTAAATCACGGACACAACAAACTAGTTCATGGTTGTCTTCCAACAACTTTAGAACTAATCTTTTGGCTATATAGCCTGTTGTACCTGTGATTAATATTTTCATGCTTTTTCTTCTATTTTTTTTGGTCTTTGATATTCATATCTCGTATTATTTTTTGGAATTGCATAAGCATCAAGTCCATTAATAGTTGCAACATTTCCTTTGGATAAATCTAAAAATCCGTCTCTATCATCATACATTACTTCGTTCACATAGAAACACTGAATTTCTCCAACAACTAACAAGGTATCGTTCGCTTTAATGTGATATTCTTCAAGAAATTTCAAACCAATTTGAACTGGAGACTCCTTAACAAAAGGAGCATGAAAATCCTTTTTATACTCTGGTGTTAAACCAGTCATATCAAATTCAGATATTAGTTTATTATATTTAGCTGACGTATGATGCGCTTGGTGTGTGAATTTTTCAGTTATATGATTTACAGTATAGTATCCCGTATTTATAATGTTCTCATAAGTATTTCTAGGTACTGTTGTTGGCCTTAAAATAAAACCTAAAACGGGAGGATTTGATCCTAAGTGAACAATTGAACTAAAAACTGCGACGTTTTCAAAGCCTTCATTTGAAACGGTTCCTAATAAATTTGCAGACTTGTAACCCGATAAACTATTCATCAAATTGATTCGATGAATTTTATCAAAATTAGCGATGCTATTTTTGTCGAAATACTTCATTAATATTTGGTAAAATTGTTGATTTTAACATTTGTTGCTTTCAAATCATGCATTAAATTATATAAACCAAAGAAAGTTCTATTGATATAAATGAAATGCTTTGAGCCTCTGTTTCCATTCATATTTCTTAATTCAGTACTCTTG contains:
- a CDS encoding flavin reductase family protein, giving the protein MKYFDKNSIANFDKIHRINLMNSLSGYKSANLLGTVSNEGFENVAVFSSIVHLGSNPPVLGFILRPTTVPRNTYENIINTGYYTVNHITEKFTHQAHHTSAKYNKLISEFDMTGLTPEYKKDFHAPFVKESPVQIGLKFLEEYHIKANDTLLVVGEIQCFYVNEVMYDDRDGFLDLSKGNVATINGLDAYAIPKNNTRYEYQRPKKIEEKA